TGGCAAAACCAGGACAATCGCATCATACCCCGCGACCACAGCTATTCGGAGAAAGGTTTTGCAGAAGCCCTCGAACTGGCTAAAACCGGAGATAAACGCGCACATCTTGCTATGAATCGCGCCATACGACGCGATCCCAACTCACCTCAGGCCAAAGCCGCCAGAAAAGCTCTGGCACTTGCGTAATCGACATCATTTTCATACAACGCTTTTTCTCCAGGGAGGTTTCTATTTTTCGGCATGGCTTTTATCGAGACAGTATTTTCACATAACGTTTTTCAGGAGGACCGGTGATGAAACACATCCGCATTATAGTTGTTATAACCCTTGCCGCAGGACTGATGTGGAACTGCGGCGGTGAGCGCGTAACGCAGTCAGAGACCGGGACAGATGAACAGATTGGACGTCCCCTGAGCAAATTGGCAGTACACGAAGATGTCGTACAGGCTACGATAGGGGTCACTGTGCACCGTGATGGCGCACCAGTAAGCGGTGCAACCGTAGAATTTTCGCGCTCCATTGCAGGACAGGCCCCCGACTATAAGTGGTCGGGCATGACCAATGACAATGGTCAGGCATGGGTGGAAATCACATCGGGCAATGGTTATTATCAGGCGCGAGCCTCTCAGGACGGGGTCGAGATTGGTTCCTGGTCCAGCATACCAATCAACGCGGGCTACCAGGTCATGCTCAATTTGCCCATCGGAGGACAAGCGCAGGTAACTGGTTCATCCATGCGGGCCTTAGTCTCGATTGGCGAAGGCGAAGCCGTGCAAATCCGTTCGTTGCTCTCGCACACCGTCGTGCCCGGGCTTGCTGAGGGGTCGCTATACGCTATTGAGTTGGCCGTGCAAGACTTCGGCATGATCCACGGTCACGCGGTTGAACTCGGCGAATCACTGGACACCGGGTGTGGACCGGAAGGCGGACGCATGGGCGCAGAGCAGATCATCGCCAACCCGCAGGTAGTCGGCGTCATCGGCACGAACTGCTCCGGCGCGGCTGTGGCGGCCTCACCAGTGATCAGCGAGGCGGGGCTGGTAATGATCTCGCCGTCCAATACCTCGCCAGCACTCACATCCGACCTCGCCGGCAACGTGAGTCCCAACTACCACCCCGGCTATTTCCGAACCTCTAACAACGACCTCTATGAGGCGAACGCAGTAGCCGATTTCGCCTATAATGAATTGGGCCTGCGGCGCCTGGTGGCCATAGACGATGGCGACCCATACACCATGGGCCTCACCGTCGCATTCGGCAATGCATTTAGCGCGCTCGGAGGCGAAGTCGCTGCCACCACCACGATTGCAAAAGGACAGACGGACATGACATCCGTCCTCACGGAATTTG
This genomic window from Gemmatimonadota bacterium contains:
- a CDS encoding branched-chain amino acid ABC transporter substrate-binding protein — translated: MKHIRIIVVITLAAGLMWNCGGERVTQSETGTDEQIGRPLSKLAVHEDVVQATIGVTVHRDGAPVSGATVEFSRSIAGQAPDYKWSGMTNDNGQAWVEITSGNGYYQARASQDGVEIGSWSSIPINAGYQVMLNLPIGGQAQVTGSSMRALVSIGEGEAVQIRSLLSHTVVPGLAEGSLYAIELAVQDFGMIHGHAVELGESLDTGCGPEGGRMGAEQIIANPQVVGVIGTNCSGAAVAASPVISEAGLVMISPSNTSPALTSDLAGNVSPNYHPGYFRTSNNDLYEANAVADFAYNELGLRRLVAIDDGDPYTMGLTVAFGNAFSALGGEVAATTTIAKGQTDMTSVLTEFAAATPDGIYFPLFDLEGAPFAEQVRGHDSLKDATLITSSALLLTGFLALPQSEGIYFAGPEPVIGSNVNAATGKSVDEVLAAFATTYGESPNTPYWAHAYDATTLLLNAIEIIAGEAEGKLYVDRAALRRQLHATSGFQGLLGTLNCDEFGDCGTGRVNIYHHTDLNITDPAQLPIVYQFSP